In a single window of the Rhodamnia argentea isolate NSW1041297 chromosome 2, ASM2092103v1, whole genome shotgun sequence genome:
- the LOC115752665 gene encoding uncharacterized membrane protein At1g16860-like isoform X1, translating to MGSRFPSHQLSNGLYVSGRPEQAKEKTPTMSSVAMPYTGGDIKKSGELGKMFDIPTDGSKSRKSGPIAGAPTRTGSFGGAASHSGPIMHNTSGRASYTASGPVTSGQASGSASMKKTNSGPLNKHGEPIKKFSGPQSGGVTRQNSGPIPPVLPTTGLITSGPISSGPLNSSGAPRKVSGPLESVGSMKLQSSVAHLQAVNTLTQDSESSFMRNLPKSIIWSVILIFMMGFIAGGFILGAVRNPILLIVVVALFALVATLFTWNTCRGRKAITDYIARYPDSDLRTAKNGQFVKVSGVITCGNVPLQSSFHKVPRCVYTSTSLYEYRGWDSKAANPKHRRFTWGLRSAERHVVDFYISDFQSGLRALVKTGYGARVTPYVDDSIIIDVNPSNKDMSPEFIMWLGERNLSSDDRVMRLKEGYIKEGSTVSVMGIVQRNENMLTIVPPPEPFTTGCQWARCIFPASLDGIVLRCEDTSKIDVIPV from the exons ATGGGTTCTAGATTTCCATCTCATCAGCTAAGCAATGGCCTATACGTATCAGGGCGGCCAGAGCAGGCGAAGGAAAAGACTCCGACCATGAGTTCCGTTGCCATGCCCTATACAGGCGGTGACATAAAAAAATCTGGAGAACTGGGTAAAATGTTTGACATCCCTACAGATGGTTCCAAATCTAGGAAATCAGGGCCTATTGCCGGTGCCCCTACGAGGACTGGATCTTTTGGTGGGGCTGCTTCACACTCCGGTCCTATCATGCATAATACTTCGGGTCGGGCAAGCTACACTGCATCTGGTCCTGTAACTTCTGGTCAGGCGTCTGGTTCTGCTTCAATGAAGAAGACAAATTCCGGGCCACTCAATAAACATGGAGAACCTATAAAAAAGTTTTCTGGTCCTCAATCTGGTGGAGTTACTCGCCAAAACTCTGGCCCTATCCCTCCAGTTCTTCCAACCACGGGTCTAATCACGTCAGGTCCTATTTCTTCAGGGCCACTAAATTCATCTGGGGCCCCTCGAAAAGTGTCTGGACCACTTGAATCTGTTGGGTCAATGAAGCTTCAAAGCTCTGTTGCTCATCTTCAAGCTGTTAATACTCTTACCCAAGATAGTGAATCATCTTTCATGAGGAACCTGCCGAAGTCAATAATATGGTCGGTGATTCTAATATTCATGATGGGATTTATTGCTGGTGGTTTTATACTTGGAGCTGTTCGCAATCCCATTCTTCTAATTGTGGTCGTGGCCCTTTTTGCCTTGGTTGCCACACTGTTCACATGGAATACTTGCAGGGGACGAAAGGCTATCACAGACTATATCGCGCGTTATCCTGATAGCGATCTGAGAACTGCAAAGAACGGCCAGTTTGTGAAGGTCTCAGGG GTGATCACATGTGGTAATGTGCCTCTTCAGTCATCTTTCCATAAAGTGCCTAGATGTGTCTATACATCTACAAGTTTGTACGAGTATAGAGGTTGGGATTCGAAAGCAGCCAATCCTAAACATCGTCGTTTTACATGGGGACTTAGATCAGCAGAA AGACATGTTGTGGACTTCTACATCTCTGATTTCCAGTCTGGATTGAGAGCTTTGGTCAAGACTGGCTATGGTGCACGGGTTACTCCTTACGTGGATGATTCCATTATCATTGATGTTAATCCATCAAATAAGGATATGTCTCCTGAGTTCATCATGTGGTTGGGGGAGAGGAACCTCTCTAGTGATGATCGTGTGATGCGACTGAAAGAAGG GTACATCAAAGAAGGCAGTACAGTCAGCGTGATGGGTATCGTCCAGAGGAATGAGAACATGCTCACGATCGTGCCTCCCCCTGAGCCATTTACCACTGGATGCCAATGGGCGCGATGTATATTTCCTGCGAGCCTTGATGGCATTGTTCTGAGATGCGAAGACACGTCTAAAATTGATGTAATACCTGTGTAG
- the LOC115752665 gene encoding uncharacterized membrane protein At1g16860-like isoform X2: protein MGSRFPSHQLSNGLYVSGRPEQAKEKTPTMSSVAMPYTGGDIKKSGELGKMFDIPTDGSKSRKSGPIAGAPTRTGSFGGAASHSGPIMHNTSGRASYTASGPVTSGQASGSASMKKTNSGPLNKHGEPIKKFSGPQSGGVTRQNSGPIPPVLPTTGLITSGPISSGPLNSSGAPRKVSGPLESVGSMKLQSSVAHLQAVNTLTQDSESSFMRNLPKSIIWGRKAITDYIARYPDSDLRTAKNGQFVKVSGVITCGNVPLQSSFHKVPRCVYTSTSLYEYRGWDSKAANPKHRRFTWGLRSAERHVVDFYISDFQSGLRALVKTGYGARVTPYVDDSIIIDVNPSNKDMSPEFIMWLGERNLSSDDRVMRLKEGYIKEGSTVSVMGIVQRNENMLTIVPPPEPFTTGCQWARCIFPASLDGIVLRCEDTSKIDVIPV, encoded by the exons ATGGGTTCTAGATTTCCATCTCATCAGCTAAGCAATGGCCTATACGTATCAGGGCGGCCAGAGCAGGCGAAGGAAAAGACTCCGACCATGAGTTCCGTTGCCATGCCCTATACAGGCGGTGACATAAAAAAATCTGGAGAACTGGGTAAAATGTTTGACATCCCTACAGATGGTTCCAAATCTAGGAAATCAGGGCCTATTGCCGGTGCCCCTACGAGGACTGGATCTTTTGGTGGGGCTGCTTCACACTCCGGTCCTATCATGCATAATACTTCGGGTCGGGCAAGCTACACTGCATCTGGTCCTGTAACTTCTGGTCAGGCGTCTGGTTCTGCTTCAATGAAGAAGACAAATTCCGGGCCACTCAATAAACATGGAGAACCTATAAAAAAGTTTTCTGGTCCTCAATCTGGTGGAGTTACTCGCCAAAACTCTGGCCCTATCCCTCCAGTTCTTCCAACCACGGGTCTAATCACGTCAGGTCCTATTTCTTCAGGGCCACTAAATTCATCTGGGGCCCCTCGAAAAGTGTCTGGACCACTTGAATCTGTTGGGTCAATGAAGCTTCAAAGCTCTGTTGCTCATCTTCAAGCTGTTAATACTCTTACCCAAGATAGTGAATCATCTTTCATGAGGAACCTGCCGAAGTCAATAATATG GGGACGAAAGGCTATCACAGACTATATCGCGCGTTATCCTGATAGCGATCTGAGAACTGCAAAGAACGGCCAGTTTGTGAAGGTCTCAGGG GTGATCACATGTGGTAATGTGCCTCTTCAGTCATCTTTCCATAAAGTGCCTAGATGTGTCTATACATCTACAAGTTTGTACGAGTATAGAGGTTGGGATTCGAAAGCAGCCAATCCTAAACATCGTCGTTTTACATGGGGACTTAGATCAGCAGAA AGACATGTTGTGGACTTCTACATCTCTGATTTCCAGTCTGGATTGAGAGCTTTGGTCAAGACTGGCTATGGTGCACGGGTTACTCCTTACGTGGATGATTCCATTATCATTGATGTTAATCCATCAAATAAGGATATGTCTCCTGAGTTCATCATGTGGTTGGGGGAGAGGAACCTCTCTAGTGATGATCGTGTGATGCGACTGAAAGAAGG GTACATCAAAGAAGGCAGTACAGTCAGCGTGATGGGTATCGTCCAGAGGAATGAGAACATGCTCACGATCGTGCCTCCCCCTGAGCCATTTACCACTGGATGCCAATGGGCGCGATGTATATTTCCTGCGAGCCTTGATGGCATTGTTCTGAGATGCGAAGACACGTCTAAAATTGATGTAATACCTGTGTAG
- the LOC115752669 gene encoding B-box zinc finger protein 32, which yields MRPTPCELCKEAASVYCPSDSAFLCSGCDARVHQANFLVARHVRLPLCSGCGSLSDHRFSGAGAGLGPRRSALCLSCSDHLSVDAGSLSPSSSSSACISSTESLAIAPKEDKCSTASRKLEKTSLSSSLTGASGEGSDSPARFDGATAFSSEVSSGKRNDRTNDRRARTARFRETTRVDPKAEGVFAIWCRKLELSGGEAVAIASRALRVSGATPTALAPRVAMAASFWVAMRSGKGRGMSTWQDLKRVEGASGVPAKLILAGAGKLVRGARVEKARREERLEEGWAECTA from the coding sequence ATGAGACCAACTCCCTGCGAGCTCTGCAAAGAAGCCGCCTCCGTCTACTGCCCCTCCGACTCCGCCTTCCTCTGCAGCGGCTGCGACGCCCGGGTGCACCAGGCCAACTTCCTCGTCGCCCGCCACGTCCGCCTCCCCCTCTGCTCCGGCTGCGGCTCCCTCTCCGACCACCGCTTCTCCGGCGCCGGCGCCGGCCTCGGCCCTCGCCGCTCCGCTCTCTGTCTCTCCTGCTCCGACCATCTCTCCGTGGACGCCGGCTCTCTCTCCCCTTCGTCGTCCTCCTCGGCTTGTATCTCCAGCACCGAGTCTTTGGCCATCGCTCCGAAGGAGGACAAATGCTCGACTGCGAGTCGGAAGCTCGAGAAGACCAGCCTGTCGAGCTCCCTGACGGGCGCGTCCGGCGAGGGTTCCGATTCTCCGGCGAGGTTCGACGGCGCGACCGCATTCTCCAGCGAGGTCAGCTCGGGGAAGAGAAACGACAGGACCAACGATCGGAGAGCTAGGACCGCGAGATTCCGAGAGACGACGCGCGTAGATCCCAAGGCGGAGGGCGTTTTTGCGATCTGGTGCAGGAAATTGGAGCTGAGCGGTGGCGAGGCGGTCGCCATCGCTTCTCGTGCCCTACGCGTGAGCGGGGCGACGCCAACGGCTTTGGCCCCGAGAGTCGCCATGGCGGCGTCGTTCTGGGTGGCGATGAGGTCGGGCAAGGGCAGGGGGATGTCGACGTGGCAGGATCTGAAGAGGGTGGAGGGCGCATCGGGGGTGCCGGCGAAGCTGATACTGGCGGGCGCGGGGAAGCTCGTCCGCGGGGCTCGGGTCGAGAAAGCGCGGCGGGAGGAGCGACTGGAAGAAGGCTGGGCCGAGTGCACGGCCTGA
- the LOC115752668 gene encoding uncharacterized protein LOC115752668 produces MEAFSSKVFVSRVPETCPVVSSPVCSVKSPNQRIGCLRMIEDCHFGGLRASALASQGFGEGEEDGPLDNGIDFISEDAVSSSQGDVRLNQHSEMNVAKTLENEMPLSVPYGSGTRAGLFRTPISGGVQSATSAHGLPRPALAVRNLMEQARFAHLCTVMSRMHHRREGYPFGSLVDFAPDSMGHPIFSFSPLAIHTRNLLADPRCTLVVQIPGWSSLSNARVTIFGDVYPLPEVQQEWAHKQYVAKHQQGPSQQWGNFYYFRMQNISDIYFIGGFGTVAWVDVKEYESLQPDKIAVDGGEQNLKELNAIFSKPLKKLLSTESEVDDAALISIDSKGTDIRVRQGAQFNIQRISFDEGHAVETLEEAKTALWKLIDKGKVPYLQK; encoded by the exons ATGGAGGCTTTTTCGAGCAAGGTCTTCGTGTCCCGAGTCCCCGAGACATGCCCAGTTGTGAGCAGCCCCGTTTGTTCGGTCAAGTCGCCCAACCAGCGAATTGGGTGTCTCCGGATGATCGAAGATTGTCACTTTGGCGGGCTCAGAGCTTCCGCCTTGGCGTCCCAGGGGTTCGGCGAGGGCGAGGAGGATGGGCCGTTGGATAACGGAATCGATTTTATATCCGAGGATGCTGTCTCTTCTTCCCAG GGCGACGTGAGGCTGAACCAACACAGTGAAATGAATGTGGCTAAAACATTGGAGAATGAGATGCCTCTTTCGGTCCCATACGGAAGCGGCACGAGAGCTGGGCTTTTCAGGACACCAATATCTGGTGGGGTCCAAAGTGCAACCTCGGCTCATGGTTTACCTCGGCCAGCGTTGGCAGTTCGCAATCTGATGGAGCAG GCCAGATTTGCTCATTTGTGCACTGTAATGTCTCGGATGCATCATCGACGGGAAGGATACCCATTTGGTTCACTGGTGGATTTTGCACCTGATTCCATGGGCC AccctatattttcattttcacccTTGGCAATCCACACAAGGAACTTATTGGCTGACCCAAGATGCACCCTAGTTGTGCAA ATACCTGGATGGAGTAGCTTGTCAAATGCGAGGGTGACCATTTTTGGTGATGTTTATCCCCTTCCGGAAGTCCAGCAG GAATGGGCGCATAAGCAATACGTTGCTAAACATCAGCAAGGGCCTTCCCAGCAGTGGGGGAATTTCTACTATTTCAGAATGCAGAATATCAG TGATATATACTTTATTGGAGGCTTTGGCACTGTTGCTTGGGTTGATGTCAAGGAGTACGAGTCCTTACAACCTGATAAAATTGCAGTTGATGGAGGCGAGCAAAATTTAAAG GAACTCAATGCAATATTTTCTAAGCCCTTAAAGAAGCTTCTGTCGACTGAAAGTGAGGTGGACGATGCTGCTCTTATATCAATAGACAGCAAGGGAACTGATATCCGCGTCCGGCAAGGTGCACAG TTCAATATACAGAGGATATCGTTTGACGAAGGGCATGCTGTCGAAACCTTGGAGGAAGCTAAGACTGCCCTTTGGAAGCTAATCGATAAGGGTAAAGTGCCATACTTGCAGAAATAG